The DNA window TAGATCTGTTCTTCCAGCGTGAATCCTGCGGCCCAGCCGGCCTCCAGGCACTGCGGCGTCTCCCGGTTAAATCCTTCCAGCGTCCGCACCCGGCTGGTTTTCCCCGACGGGTAAAAGACGACCTCCTCCCCGGCCTGCAACCTCCCGGATTCAATGGTGCCGGCAATGATGCGCCGGTTGTCCCCCTTGCGGGTAAATTTATAAACTCCCTGTACCGGCATTCGAAAGGGCTGGGACACCGGGGGTTTGCTCGATTGAAAATGATCCAGCTCCTCCAGGACCGTCCGCCCGGTAAACCAGGGAGTGTTCGCGGAATGCCGGGCAATGTTGTCCCCCTCCATCCCGCTGGTGGGGATATAAGCCGAGGGGATGATCCCGATCCGCTTGAGGAAATCGGCGTACTCCTGGACCGTCTTTTCGAACCGCAGCCGGTCGTAAGCGACCAGATCCATCTTGTTGACCAGGACCGCAACCTGCCTGATGCCGAGCATGGACAGGAGATAACCGTGCCTCCGGGTGTTTTCCCGGATCCCTTCCGCGGCGTCGATGACCAGCAGGGCCGCTTCCGCCCGGGAAGCCCCGGTCACCATGTTCTTGAGGAACTCGACGTGGCCGGGCGCGTCGATAATCATGTAATTCCGCAGCCTGGTCTTAAAAAAACAGCGGGCCGCGTCGATGGTGATGCCCTGAGCCTGTTCATCCTTGAGCGCGTCCAGCAGAAAAGCATATTCAAAAGGCTTCGCATTCCGTTTACAAGTCTCCCGGACCTGTTCCAACCGGCCCTCGGGCAAGGAATCGGTATCGGCCAGCAGTCTCCCGACCACCGTGCTCTTGCCGTGATCCACATGGCCGACGATCACGATATTCATATCTTCCATGGTTCACAGTTCCTTTCGCGGGGTTCACATATATCCTTGTTTCCGCAGCTCCTCGAGCCCGCCGCCGTCTTCCTTGTCTTGGGCCCGCCCGGACCGTTCCGCGACCCGCGAGAACTTGCCGGATTTCAGCTCCGCGACGATCTCCCCGACATTCTTGGCAGTGGATTCCACCGGGTTGGTGCAAGGGGCGCAACCCAGCGAACGGTAGCGTCTGCCGTCGCCCTGGTCAAAATAGAGCGGAACCACGGGGATCTTTTCTTTCCCGATGTATTCCCAGATATCGACCTCGGTCCAGTCCAGCAGGGGATGGATCCGGATATGGGTCCCGGGGGCAAAATCGGTCTTATATTGATTCCAGAACTCCGGGGGCTGCTCTCCGATATCCCAGGTGTTATCCAAGTCCCGGGGCGAAAAATACCGTTCTTTGGAACGGCTGCCTTCTTCGTCGGCCCGGATTCCGGCGATCACTCCGGTAAAAGGCTCGGTGTTCCGGTCCAATTCGTACTTCCCGGTATCATGGTTCAGCCGGTGCCGGGGCCAGGCGCCGCTGAGGACCTGCTTCAAGGGTTCGGTCTTCAGATTCTTGCAGCATTGAATGCGCGTGGTCCGGTGATCGGGAAAGGTCTGCTTTTGATCCAACGCCTCCCGGTTTTCCCCGTAGATCATGTCCAACTTCCATTCCAGGGCCAAGCGGTCCCGGTATTGAATCATTTCGGGAATCTTGTAATGGGTATCGATATGAATGAGCGGAAACGGCACATGCCCGAAAAAAGCCTTCCGGGCCAGCCATAGCAGGACCGTGCTGTCTTTTCCGATCGACCAGAGCATGCAAAGATTCTTAAAGGAAGCATACGCTTCCCTCAGAATATGCACGCTGGTGTTCTCCAACTTCTCCAGATGTTCCATAATCTTCCCGCCGTTATCATTTAATTTTTTGCAGGACACCGGGCCGACTCGGGGCCAAACCAATAAAAAACTCAGCGGGGCCCGGCAGCTCAAGAATTGAAAGAGTTCTTTCGCTGCACCGCCGCTAAGATCGTGAGGCGGATCCATTGGTTTTCCTAGAGTAAACCGCTATCCGAACGCTTGAATTTCATAAACGAACCAAAACCAGTCTCCTCCGGCCATTCCTTGAAAGCCAAGGACCCGAAGGACCGTTTCGGCAGAGACTCGCCTCAGGTCAATATGCCGCAGTAATTCTCAAAAGTACAAAAACCGACTGCAATATAGACATATTTAAGGAACGGACTCATTTTCTGCAGAATTTTCTGCGCGGCTTCCGAAACGGAAAACCGTTCGGTGTCGATCACCAGATCGGGATGGTCCGGTTCCTCGTAAGGGGAAGTAATGCCCGTGAATTCCCGAATCTCATGATTGAGGGCTTTGCGGTAAAGTCCTTTGGGATCCCGGGCGATGCAGGTTTTCAAATCGGTTTTCACATAGATCTCCACAAAATTGTCGCTGCCGATTTTTTTCCTGGCATACTCGCGCATCTTGCGAAACGGCGCAATAAAACAGACCAGCGTAATGATGCCGGCATCCTTAAATAACGCGGCGACCTCGACGATCCTTCGAATATTCTCATTCCGCTCGGCCTCGGAAAAGCCCAGATCCGAATTGAGCCCGAGCCGGATGTTATCCCCGTCCAGACGATAAACCGATTTCCCCCGTTTGATGAGTTCCTTCTCCACTTCCACCGCGATGGTGGTTTTCCCGGCTCCGGATAAGCCGGTCAGCCACAGGACCAAGCCGTGCTGATTCAGATTTTTGCAGCGTTCATCGTAGGAAACTTTTCCTTCGGCCCATGTCAGATTGTTGGGGCATGGATTCCCAACCGCCAAAGCGAACCCCCTCCTTCCGTGATCCGTGTTGAACCGCTCTCTTCCCATCCGGAAGGTTCAACATCGCTCTACGCCATGAACTTTCATTTCACCGGCAGCGATAGTGAAATAAATTTTTTCACAAAGATTGCATTCCCAAAGCCGCATATTTGGGCTTAAAGAAATAGCTTCTAAATAAGTTGACGGTGCGGCGCCGAAAATTGTTCATTTCCGGCCGGAAATTTTTGAAATTTGACTTTTTTCTCTTAGCAGGAAGGAAGTGGGAACTGGAGCACCAGCTCATTCGGGTTAACACAGTGGGGAAGAAATGATAATCGGGGCGGCGTCTTGAAACTTCTTGCAACAGACGCTTCAAATTCTGATATAATTGTATCAAAATTGGAGGGATGCGAATGCAGCTTCAGACATTTTGGCAGAAAAACATCATGGTCGTTCTGGCACTCTGGTGCCTGCTCGCCCTGGGGATCCGGCCGGGCTGGGCCGGGTTTGGCATTGGCTGCCTGATCTGGTTGGCATGCCTTATCTTTACCGCCTCCCCCGTTTTCTGGAACCTGTTGGCCGGTCTGAATCCCGATCCGGTCAAAGCCGAACGTTTTCTGAAACAAGCCATCGCCTCCGGCGCCAGGATCCCCCAGCCCTACATCGCCTTGGCCGTGATTTATACCAAGCAGAGTCGCTGGGCGGAAGCCCTGCCCCTCGTCGAGCAGGCGATGCTATACTCCGCGAAAAAGATCCTCCCCCAGTTGCGCATCCGATTGGCCTCGCTGCATCGGGAATTGGGGCAGATGGAAGCGGCGCTCGCCATTCTGGAGGAGCTGGCCGGCCAGGGCTACCGCGACGTCTCGCTCCATATCAATCTGGCCCGCACCTACCAGTTGACGGGGCGTTTCGACGAAGCGCTGGCCGCGGCGGATAAAGCCCGCTCGCTGGATCTGTCCAATCCCCAGCCGGTCTTGATCGCCGGGCGGGTGCATTTTGATAGCGGCGACTACTCCGCCGCCAAGGCCGACTACGAGTGGGCCATCGACCACCTTTCCTGGCCGGTGGAGTCATTTTATTGGCTGGGCCGCGCCCAGCTGGAATTGCTCGAGTACCGGGAAGCCGTGGAGAACCTGACCAAAGCCGTCGAGCGCATCACCGAAGAACCCGATCTGTCGGACGTGCCGGTGGCCGAGGCCCAAAAGTGGCTGGAGAAAGCCGTCATTCTGGCCAAAAGCGCCGAACCCGCGCCGGAGTCCGACGTCGCGGAGAGCCAGGCCCAATAATTTTCCTTTGATGAGTTGGCCGTGGGCCCGTTCCACGGCCAAACCCCACCCCTCCAATCCAAACCACCCGGGATTCATGGGGGTGTTCGTTGCCCCCGACCCCGCCTTCGCCGGCCTGTGGCAAGAACCAAGGCCCGGTCCCCAACTTGCAAGCCCCCGGCGCCTCAAAAAATTTAGACGATTATCAAGTTAGCTCCGCTCACTTACGAAGGGATCGAAGGATAGTCATGGCCTTGTTAGGCGGATACGTGACCGGGTGGAGGAGCTGAAAGAGAACGTTTTGTGAATCACGGCTCGCTTTGGGTGACTGAAAGAGCTCATTCAGTCGCTCAGCAAGCTCATTTTGTGAATAAGAGAGCTTGCTCAGTCATTCAGCGAGCTCTTTTTGTGGATGAGCGAGCTGGTTTTGTGAATAAGAGAGCTCGCTCAGTCGCTCGGCAAGCTCTTTTTGTGGATAAGCAAGCTCGTTTTGTGAATGAGAGAGCTCGCTCAGTCGCTCGGCAAGCTCTTTTTGTGGATAAGCAAGCTTGTTTTGTGAATGGGAGAGCTTGCTCAGTCGTTCAGCAAGCTCTTTTTGTGGATAAGCAAGCTTGTTTTGTGAATGGGAAAGCTTGCTCAGTCGTTCAGCAAGCTCTTTTTGTGGATAAGCCATCTCTTGATTATAAAGTTAAATCCGCAAGAAAGTACGTAAGCATGATAGGGATTCGATCTAGCTTTCCTCCTCTCTCTTGGCTCTCCCCGAATCGGGGAGAGTAACCACCATTCTCCGCAGCCTAAAGGCCTTTGGGCCCCGGAGCCCGATGGTTTCCCTGCCCGATTCGGGC is part of the Hydrogenispora ethanolica genome and encodes:
- the cysC gene encoding adenylyl-sulfate kinase, whose protein sequence is MAVGNPCPNNLTWAEGKVSYDERCKNLNQHGLVLWLTGLSGAGKTTIAVEVEKELIKRGKSVYRLDGDNIRLGLNSDLGFSEAERNENIRRIVEVAALFKDAGIITLVCFIAPFRKMREYARKKIGSDNFVEIYVKTDLKTCIARDPKGLYRKALNHEIREFTGITSPYEEPDHPDLVIDTERFSVSEAAQKILQKMSPFLKYVYIAVGFCTFENYCGILT
- the cysD gene encoding sulfate adenylyltransferase subunit CysD, with product MEHLEKLENTSVHILREAYASFKNLCMLWSIGKDSTVLLWLARKAFFGHVPFPLIHIDTHYKIPEMIQYRDRLALEWKLDMIYGENREALDQKQTFPDHRTTRIQCCKNLKTEPLKQVLSGAWPRHRLNHDTGKYELDRNTEPFTGVIAGIRADEEGSRSKERYFSPRDLDNTWDIGEQPPEFWNQYKTDFAPGTHIRIHPLLDWTEVDIWEYIGKEKIPVVPLYFDQGDGRRYRSLGCAPCTNPVESTAKNVGEIVAELKSGKFSRVAERSGRAQDKEDGGGLEELRKQGYM
- a CDS encoding tetratricopeptide repeat protein — encoded protein: MQLQTFWQKNIMVVLALWCLLALGIRPGWAGFGIGCLIWLACLIFTASPVFWNLLAGLNPDPVKAERFLKQAIASGARIPQPYIALAVIYTKQSRWAEALPLVEQAMLYSAKKILPQLRIRLASLHRELGQMEAALAILEELAGQGYRDVSLHINLARTYQLTGRFDEALAAADKARSLDLSNPQPVLIAGRVHFDSGDYSAAKADYEWAIDHLSWPVESFYWLGRAQLELLEYREAVENLTKAVERITEEPDLSDVPVAEAQKWLEKAVILAKSAEPAPESDVAESQAQ